The Shewanella pealeana ATCC 700345 genome contains the following window.
GTGATGGTAAGCGATATCCTGCAGCCTGTAGCAAGCTGTCATCTATTTCGGTTAAGTTTGGGTTTGCCCAAGCAGATATTCTGCCTAGCCAAGAGCAGACGATTGAGGTGATTGCGCGCTGGCTTAAATCAACAAGGGTAAGCATACAGCTCGTAGGTCACACAGATTCTATTGGGGATGCAAGTTTTAATCTGCAGTTATCACTCAAGAGGGCTGAGCAAGTAAAAAAAGTATTCGTCGAGCAGTTTGGATTTGCTGCCGATAGATTTCAAATTAACGGTGTGGGGAGCTCGCTTCCCGTTGCTAATAATCAAACCGCGTTCGGCCGTGAACAGAATCGACGCGTTGAGTTTTTAGTTATTGTTCAATAGTTATTTCTTAAATTTGAGGGAGTATATAAATGGATAACTTGCAAGGGTTAATGGAGCAAGCGCCTGAACTGATCGTCACCTACGGTATGAAAGTGCTGTTCGCGATTATCATTTTTGTCATAGGTAAATTCCTATCGAATGTTGCCAAGAATCTAACATCTAAGCTGCTGAAAAAGCGTAAAGTCGACAACACAGTTGTGTCGTTTGTTGCCAATATGGCTTGGGCATTAGTGTTCGTATTTACCATAGTTGCTACGCTAGGGCAGATAGGTGTGCAAACCGCTTCGTTAGTTGCTGTGATTGGTGCCGCCGGTTTAGCTGTTGGTTTAGCACTGCAAGGCTCTTTGTCTAACTTTGCTGCCGGGGTATTGATGGTACTCTTTAGGCCGTGTCGAGTTGGTGACTATGTGGAAGCGGCGGGCGTTGCTGGTACTGTCGATGAGATCACTATCTTTTCAACCCGATTACTGACTCCTGATAATAAGGTTATTATTGCGCCAAATTCAGCCATGATGAACGGCACTATAGTTAACTACTCTGCGATGGACACTCGTCGTTTAGATTTAGTTATTGGGGTTTCTTATGACGCCAATCTTGCCGAGACCAAAAAGGTATTAACTGACATTCTTGAAAACAGTCAGTATGTGCTCAAAGATCCTGCCTACACAGTGGCTGTGGCAGAGTTAGCCGACTCATCGGTTAACTTCGTGGTTCGCCCCTGGGTTAAAGGCTCTGACTACTGGCCTGCACATTTTGAAATCTTAGAGCAGATAAAGGTCGCTCTAGACGAAGCTGGCATAGGTATTCCGTATCCACAAATGGATCTCTATGTAAAAGAGACCCCTGCGGCTTAAACAAAGCCAGTAGATATTGGATAATAAAAAGGTCGGCATATGCCGACCTTTTTATTAGAATTTCTTATTAAACCTAATGGGCGTTATCAGACTGATACTGATAATCAAATTTAGGCATTGACCACTTATAGCGAATGGCGAGCATTCTGAAGCTAAAGCCAAAGATCAGAGATATTGAAAGGTTAAGCCACTCGGGTACACCATTAAACTTCATGGCGACGTAAGCCGATGCCGTCAATAACGCGACCAATGCATAGAGCTCTTTCTTGAAGATAAGTGGCACTTGATTACAAAGAATATCGCGGATCACGCCGCCAAATACGCCTGTTACTACACCCATCACAATCGCAATTTCAGGACTAAAGCCTAACAATAAGGTTTTCTGTGCACCGATAATCGAGAACACGGCTAAACCTATCGCATCGATTGCGAGAAAGAGTTTAGACAGGTGACGCATAACTGGAGCGATCATTACTGTAAGTAAAGAGGCAGCAGCAATGGCAATCAAGTAATGGACATTCTCAATCCAGATTAATGGGTAGTTGCCGAGCAAAATATCGCGCAACGTGCCACCACCAATCGCGGTAACACAGCCTATAATGACTACGCCAAACAGGTCCATCTGTTTTTTACCAGCAGCCAGTGCACCTGTCATTGCTTCGGCCAAAATACCGATTAACCATAAAAAGCTGATAACTTTAACTTCTAACATAATTTGCACTAGCTAAATAAAAGGAGGTGGATTTTGCCTCTTTTTAGATCAAAAATACAATGATAAAAGTTAAATTGATGCATTACATTTTCTAATGAATTGTTTGTTTTGAGTCTTTGTGAAGGCCTTTATTTGTGCGATATGTCTAATTCTTAAGATAAGTTATGCACTTGAGTCGTTTTCATCTTTGTGTAAATTGTTATTTAGTTGTGTAACTTGCTCTCTAGGCTTTGTTTCTATCAATTGTAAACTTAAGTTTTTTTCTGGTAGTTGGCAGCAGGCCACAGTAATATTGAGCAATATTTGATGATTCCAGATCTAGAGACTTGAGATAATGATTGATTTTCGCAGTGATACGGTCACTAAGCCTACGGCTGCTATGCGCGCCGCTATTAGTCAGGCTGAAGTAGGGGATGATGTTTATGGCGATGATCCAAGTGTTAACTACCTTGAAGATATGGCCGCAGAGATGTTTGGTTATGATAATGCATTATTTACCTCTTCAGGGACTCAAGCAAATTTACTTGCCTTGATGGCACACTGTGAGCGCGGCGATGAATACCTATGTGGTCAACAAGCTCATAACTATAAGTTTGAAGGTGGTGGGGCGGCAGTTCTAGGAAGTATCCAGCCACAGCCACTAACAAACCAAGCTGATGGCAGTATCTTATTAAGCGATATCGAGGCAGCGATTAAGCCCGATGATATTCATTTTGCGCGTACGCGTTTATTGAGTTTAGAAAATACCATTGGCGGTAAGATAGTCCCGCAGGAATATTTAGCCTCGGCTCAAGCGCTTGCGTTTGAACGCGGTTTGAAAATTCACTTAGATGGCGCACGTGTGGCTAATGCCGCTGTTGCACAAAATATTCCGATGACCGAAATAACTCAGTATTTCGACTCTGTCTCAATCTGTCTATCTAAGGGATTATGTGCGCCAGTAGGCTCGATCCTTCTGGGGGATGAGCGTTTAATTACCAAGGCGAGACGCTGGCGTAAAGTGCTTGGTGGCGGTATGCGCCAAGCTGGGATCTTAGCCTCTGCTGCGACGCTTGCATTGACCGAACAGGTAGAGCGTTTAGCAGAAGATCATGATAATGCTGCTTATCTTGCTGCCGAGCTTGCTTTGATTGAAGGCTTTGAGGTCGATATGTCACAGGTGCAAACCAATATGGTGTTTGCTGCGGTAAGTGACAAGATTGATACCAAAGCGCTGGCATTAGAATTGAAAGCTAAAGGTATTTTATTGAGCCCAGGTAAAACGATTCGTTTAGTGACCCATGCCGATATTTCTAGAGCCGATATCACGTTTTTTATCAGTGAATTAAAGGGACTGCTAAGCCGCGGTTAACTTGATTTATTTGATAGCTAAAAATAAAAACCTAGGCAATAGCCTAGGTTTTTTGTTTTTAGCCCTAAACCACCTACTTCAGTAGGTGGTTATCATCAATTAGGCTCTGCCTGAAGTACGTTCAATGGCATTGCGGAGTAAGGCAATGTTTAACGACTTATAAGCACGCCGACTTTTGTTTGAAGAGAAAGTGTCCATGGAGGCAAGCTTAGCATCCATGCGATACACGGCTTATAAGTTCATTTAAACATAGCTTATTAACTCAAGTGATACGTGAGCTTTGCTAATGGTGCGGTACAAGCTTCTAAATCAGGACCACAAATGTTCCCTACATTTGTTGGCATTTCCACCAATCCATGGCAGTCAGTGATTTAGCCCATGCTTTAAAGAAAGGCCTATAGGGATATATTTACGGCGTCTTGTTAACGCACGGTAGGAAAGCTTCCTTTTAGGGAGTCTGCTTTATAACAGATGGGCAAAGCCACCTTCTTCAGAAGGTGGATCTTTTACTTTAGGCTAATCGCTAATGCTGGTGGCCGCTATCACCGCCAGAGAGCTGATTACCTTGGCTGTCATAGAAGCCCGAGCTGCCATGTTGAATAAAGCCTTGATGGATCATCTTGGCGATAAAGGGATCGGACTCATTATCACCGACATCGGCAAAGTCCATATCTCGATAGCCTGAAATCAAACTGGTAAAATCATCATTAGAAAGGGCTTTTAACGACGTTAATTGATAACTTACTTTTTGGTTAGCTTGTTGCATATCCATAGTAACGTCCATAGTGACGGGTAAGGCGATTTTTTCAGCCCAAACAAGTTGAACTTGGCTTAGATGTAGCGCACCGTGATAGCGGTTTGCATTTAAACACTCAAGTGCCGTAATTTGATTTTCTCTGTCAGCAGCGATTGGCTGGATTGCTTGTTCACTCTGAGTGAGCTTGCTGATAAGGCTTGTTGATACAAGATGGTTTAATTGCTCAAAGTCAAAGTGCATATTGAGTGAGCGTAAATCGCCTTTACGGTAGGAGATTGAGCGCTGCTGCTCTGGGAAGTAACGTACGTACTCCCCTTGTTTATTCCACATTTCAAAACTAACGGGGCTGCGTTGGTAGATCACTTGATCTTTGTTTCTGAGTAAGGTCATTGTACTTTGTTGACCAGATGCATGGTGTACCTTGTATGTCGCGCTCAGATGGTTGGCGTCAATATCATTGCAGCTAAGCTCTGTGGCATTCGCTGCAGTGAGGCTTGTGGCGCAAAGGCTGATGAGGCTTGTGAAGAAGGCAGCTTTGGTCATTGACGTCTTGATTATTGATTTATTGATAATCGATTTGTCGACAATCGACTTCTCGGTTTGGCTGATGCTGGCCTGAGGCTCAGCCGCTCGTGAACAAAATGAAACTAGCATATATGCTCCTACTGGGGACAAACAAAGACATAAAGCCTCGGATAACGCCCTAGTGAAATGGGATAGAGTTGGCATAGCGTCAGGCCACCGAGTGACTTCTCGGTGGCAATTCATGGCGCTAAGGTCGTTAATTCGAAGTTGACTGAGCCGCCTCAGCTTTTTCGACTAAGCTGCCAGCATGATTCATCACATGGAAAAGATGATTTTGTTCAACCGTGCCTTGCACTAAGTGAGCACCGGGGCCGCTTGCAAAAATCCCTACGTCTTCACCCGCATGGGTTTCGCTGCCAAGGGGCACGAGTGCTTCTTGGTGAAAACCCGCGCTTTGAGTATCGACATAATTGAGGTCAAATCGCCCGGGCGCCGCTGCGTAGCCATAACGCTCATCACCACCGGTTTCAAGATTGGCGTAACCAAGACCGTTGGCATAACCGACAGTGGTGTAAGGTAAACCATTGGCATCGGTTGCATTAGTCACGGCAGGCTGTCCGTCAGCGCCGTTACCTTTCACTAGGCCTAAAATTGGATTGCCGCGAGTGGGGTAGCCTGCAATGGTAAATACATGGCTGTGATCTGCGGTAACCATTAACAGGGTGTCTTTTTCAGAGGTTTTTTCCATGGCGACGCGCACCGCTTCAGACAGTGCGATAGTGTCGTGTAAAGCGCGGGCGGCGTTGCCAGCATGGTGAGCATGGTCGATGCGTCCTGCTTCAATAATTAGCACAAAACCTTTATCGTTTTTCTGCAATATATCGATAGACTTGGCGGTCATTTCAGCCAATGAAGGTTCGCCCGTGACCCCATCCGTAGTGCGGTCGAGTTCATACTCCATATGTGATGAATTAAATAAGCCAAGAGCATGGTCGGTAGTAGCAGGATCGAGTGCTAAGAACTCATCTCTACTGGCGACATACGCACTGTTGGTATATTTCGTTAGCCACTCAGAGGTGAGATCGCGACTATCTAATCGCTTACCGGCTTTACCTTCTGTGTCAGTCACAGTGTTAGGGATAAATGCGCGACGGCCTCCGCCCATGACCACATTGAGCCCCGCGCCATAATCAAAGCTTAGAAGCTGCGATGCGATGTCACTACAACCATTAGTGATGGCTTCATCGGGTAAGTCAGCATCACTTTCCCAGTTACGCTCGGGGGCATGGGCATAAGCTGCCGCTGGAGTTGCGTGAGTAATGCGTGCAGTAGAGACAACGCCGGTCGATAAGCCGGCCATTGCCGCCAGTTCAAGCGAGGTCACTAAGTTTTGGCCATCGGTCGAGGCGCAGTTACCGCGAGTTACCCCTTCAGCTTGTGAAATCACGCCCACATCAGTTTTAACGCCGGTGACCATGGCAGTCATGGTGCCCGCAGAGTCCGGTGTTTGGCCGTCGACGTTGTAGGTTTTGGCTAGGCCGACATAAGGTAAGGTCTCAAAAGACAGCGAGTTTTCTTCACCGGTTTGCCCTTTTAATTGTCCTTCTAGGATCCGCGCCGCAGTTACAGTTGATACGCCCATGCCATCACCCACAAATAGAATGATGTTTTTTGCGGCGCCAGCTTCATTATTAACGCTTAGCTCTTGTGCCTTCGTGACGCGGGATTGACCGTCAACGAACCATTGGTTGACCGCAGTCCAATCTTGACCATCGTTACCATCGGCGCCTTTGTCACCATCATCGCCACAAGCGGCTAGGCCCAACATAGCTGTAATTGATAGTACCAGTAATTTCTTGTTCATTTTTAACTCCATAAATGGGTACTCGTGCTGACGGATTCGTCAGTGAGTGTCAGTAGTTAATTCGTACTGCTGATATGAGTACTCATTGGTTAGTATTTGGTGCCACCGAGGGATTGGGCCTGGTTGATGATGTGGAAGATAACGTTTTGCTCCATTACGCCCTGAACGAGATCTGACCCCGCTCCTGTAGCGTGCAGAGTAATATCTTCGCCAGCGTGAGTTTCACTGCCCATTGGCACGAGCGCTTGCTGCATAAACTCTTTATCTTGAGTATCGACAGAGCTTAGGTCATCGCGAAGACCGACCACGGCTCCAGGGCCATTGGTGTAGCCAACTGTGGTATAGGGTTTACCGTCTTTGGCGATAGTGACACTGCCATCGATACCATGCACTAGGCCTAATATTGGGTTGCCACGCTTTGGATAACCCGCAATGGTAAATACGTGACTATGGTCGGCGGTGACCATGATTAAGGTTTCTTCAGGATTGGTGTTTTCGACCGCGGCGCGAACGGCATTCGAAAGCTCAACAGTATCCATCATGGCGCGATAGGCATTACCGGCATGGTGAGCGTGATCGATTCGACCCGATTCCACTATCAATAAGTAACCTTGGTCATTTTTATTGAGCAGTTCTATCGATTTAGTGGTCATCTCGGTTAACGAGGGCTCTCCTGCTGTGTCATCTAAACGGTCGGCTTCATACTGCATATGTGACGAATTAAATAAGCCAAGCAGATGATCGGTCGAGGCGACATCGACAGCGTCGAATCCCGCTTTGTCCCAAACGTAAGCCGAGTTACTCAGGTTGTCAGTCCAAGACTTTGTTAGATCTAAACCATCTTCACGGCGACCAGCCTTATCTTCGCCGTCGGTCATATCACTGGGGATGAAGTTTCTACGTCCGCCACCTAAGGCAACCGTCAGCGCGTCAACTTCATCACGCATCACCAGTTGATAAGCAATATCCTTGCACTCGTTGGCAACGGCTTCTGTGGGAAGGTTTGAGTCGGCCTCCCAATTACGCTCAGGAGAGGTGGCATAAGTTGCTGCTGGCGTTGCATGGGTGATCCTCGCCGTACTAACAATGCCAGTAGAGAGTCCTTTGGCATTGGCTAAATCGACTAAGGTCACCAGTTCATTACCCTTTGAAGATAAGCAATTGGCTCTAAGGCTGGTATCTGATACCGATAACACACCCGCCTTAGATTTTACGCCAGTAGCGATAGCCGTCATGGTGCCTGCTGAGTCGGGTGTTTGCTGATTGGTGTTGTAGGTTTTAACTAGCGCCGTTTTTGGGAACAGCTCAAAGCTTAGGAAATTTTCCTCTCCGCCTTGGTTATTAGCTTGTTGTTGTCCTTCAAAAATACGTGCCGCAGTGAGTGTCGATACTCCCATACCGTCACCGACAAATAGAATGACGTTTTTAGCTGTTGTAGCACTCGTTTGTTTGGTTTTTTCACTGACGAGCTTGGCGCTGTCTTGGTACCATTGACTGTCAGTTTGGCTGCTGGGCAATACAGCAGCATTGGCCGCGAAAGTTGCTAGAGCGGATGAGATAATCACAGCTATTTTTTTGATATTATTCACTATTATCACCGAAAATTTGTAAGGTTTATAGGTAGATTCCTTTGTGGCTTGGTGATTGTCGGGCAAAAGTATGACGCTATTGAGTCGGATTTATGTCGGTTTTGTTGCTTAAGTAATGGCTTGGGATATTGATGAGCTGAATGCAATGGAGTCTTGGGGAGGGTGAATGCCTTGCGGTGTATAGCTTGTGATGAGTTGCAAAAGGGAAAATACAACCAAGGCTCAATAATGAGCCTTTGTTGTAGAATAAAGTTTTATAACTTTGTTTTTAAGATTTACTTTATAGAGAGAGTGTAAACTCGTTAGTCTTCGCTAAGATCTTCTTTTACCGAGTTAACCGCATCTCTTGAGGCATGACCAATGGCGCGGGTGGTATCCCTTGTTGCATGGCCAATATCTGTTGTCACTTCTTTAGTTGTGTGGCCAATTTGACGACCAGCGTCTTTAAGCTCTGCACAACCTGTGGCGGCTAAGCTGCACAATAGTGCGGCAGCTAAAGTTAACTGTTTCATTGAGGAGTTGTCTCTTTCTTATACTTATCATTGTGCAGGCATATTGCCAGTATTATCTAAGCTGCGCTAGGGTAGGCCGTCACGTTATCAGGGTAGCCTTCTAATAAAGGCTGATTATATTTTTTATTTGGTGTTACTAAGTCGCCAGTTTCTAACTTGTAGCTTCATAGCTATCAATCGCCTCCAGCGGGGGATGTGCAGACACTGCTGCGAGACGCTGTGAATATATCCCTATACGCTCTGCGGTTTCATCCCTGAAACCGAAGCCCGCAGCTGTATCTACACCGGATAATAGGTGTTTTCATTTGAACAAATATGGTTGGCGTCTAACTTGGAAATGCCCCAAAGAGTGTTAACACATTACTGAAGGAGGGGAAATCAACGTTTAGTTTGACTTATTTTTTCTGATGTAAGTCGGTGATAACATGTTCAGTGTCAGCAACCGAAGGTTCGTTGAATATAATATGAAAAGTTAAAGTAGTAATAAAGGATGGATAAATAGTCTACGTTTCCGATGTTGATTTGAAGTATTTATTAGCATGAGTGGTGCATTTCTACTTTGAACAAGAGATTCAATTTTTGTATAAATAATGACTTGAACAATAAATATGCCGATTTGATAGTCTTATTCTGGCAACGCAGAGGAACATAATCAACTTAGAGTTTATCAGTACAAATCAATGTCGCAGTTATTACAATATGTTGCATCACGACTATATGTTGTATTGCACTTGTTACAGTTTTTTTGACCATCTAAAGCCGCTATTTTTTCATCTTTCGTCCAGGCCCCAGTACGGTATAACTTTGTACCACAATGGTTACACGTATGAATTGCCTGCTCATCTTCCCTACTCCTTAAACCCCAAGCACGTATACTTCGGCTTCCACAATTAGCGCACTTAATTCCCTTACCATCAAAGAGGTCAGGGTGTTGCTTTCGATAATCAGAAATATGTGGTAACTCTTCAACATGTGTTTGAGCACCTTCTCCTTGGCTACTAACACTTGTAATTGAATAAATGGCGATGACGATGATTAAAGCTAGGAAAAAAAATGTTATCACTCTTAAAAATCCTAATGGCCTGCCGGATACAAGGCTTTGAAATTGGAGAGCATTAAAGCAAATTCTTATGGTGAAACGCAACAAAATTAATGGGTTGCGGCAAAGAAAAACGCCTGATATGTTTTATTTGGTTACCATACATATCCCAATCTCCGAGCCAGCTTTAGACCCTTTGCACTAACTTACTTCTGTCCAGAAACGAGCTAGAAGCTTCTTTCATCTGTAGCCACAACTTCAAGGCTAGCTAGCCCCAGCAGGCTTAAAGAAAACACCAATTCCCCATCGAAGTTGCCGAGGTCATTGAAGAACAATCGCGTGAGCGAGTCATGGATGACGAGGTAGCCTTAGGTGAGCCATGGACGGCGAATATGAGGCGGTAGCGATTTTTGAAAATGTCCGAGGCTCGTATCTAACGCATGTAACTTCGTCGGGGCGGCTGGGACTCTTTATGACGGAAATAGACAAGAGGGGGAAGCTGTTGTCCCCCTTTTGCCCGAGTGTGAGCTGGAAGCTCACGATCTTTATCAAACGAAGTTTGATTTCCCTTTCAGGTAGGCAAACAAAATGTTGCTGGCGCTATACCAAAATACCAGCAACATTCAGCAAGCTAATTAGTGCAGTTTCAGATGTGGGTGTACAATTCGGCTAATGCCTTTGGCAAACATTAACAGGGTGCCTTTAATTGGGCCGTGAAGCTCAATCAAGTGTCTGCGGTATAAAGAGGTGTAGACGAAGCGAGCAATCTTACCCTCAACCATGACGCCGCCACCGATAAAGGACATCAAATTACCCACTGTGTGGAACTTAGATAGGTTAACCAAGGCACCTAGGTCTTTATAAACATAGTTATTTGACGCGGCTTTTCCGGCCAAAAGTAACTTAATATTGTCAGCTGTCATCAACGCCATTTGACGTGCCGATTGACCACGAGGAGGTACCCAGCTGCCATCTTCTTGAGGACATGCTGCGCAGTCACCGATAGCAAAAATCGATGGGTCTCGCGTGGTTTGCATGTTTTGCTGCACCATGACTTGGTTGATATGGTTACTTTCAAGTCCGCCGATCTCTTTTAGAAAATCTGGGGCTTTAACGCCGGTTGACCAGATCACCATATCAGATTGAATAAATTCGCCTTCAGAAGTGTGTAGACCTTCTTCTGTTACTTGGTTGATGCGGGTGTTGGTCATCACTTTTACGCCGATAGAAGTTAACTCTTTGGCGACAGAGGCTGAGATCTCTTCTTTTTCAACTTTTGGTAAAATGCGCTCATCGGCTTCAATAAGAGTTATTTCCAATAAGCTACTATCGATTTTATAACCGAAGCCGCGTAGCTGTTCCACCGCATGGTGCATCTCTGCTGACATTTCAACGCCGGTTGCACCAGCGCCGACAACGGCAATTTTGATTTTGTCGTCTAATTGGTGGTGGCTGGCGTAGCGCATGAACTTATTAAGCAGCATGGTGCGAATTTCCATTGCTTGTTCGGTGCTATCTAAAAATACGCAATGATCGCGAACGCCAGTAATATTAAAGTCATTGGCGATACTGCCAATGGCAATGACTAAATAGTCGTAATCGATACGGCGCGCTGGTAGTAATTCACGACCTTTGTCATCGTTAATTGGCGCGAGAATTACCTGCTTAGCTTCTCTATCAAGATCTGTCATAGCCCCTTGTTGAAAGTGATAACCATGATTGGCTGCGTGACCACGATAGCTAATTGCATCTATACCAATATCTAATGCGCCGGTGGCAACTTCATGCAGAAGAGGTTTCCAAACATGGCTTTCGGCACAGTCAATCAGTGTGACTCTGGCTTTGCCTTTACGCCCGAGTTGGTGACCGAGTTTGGTTGCGATCTCCATTCCACCAGCGCCGCCACCTACGATGACAATATTAGGCATTTCATGCATGAGTTTTATAATCCTTAATCAGAAAACTGTAAAATAAATATAGGGTTAACTTGAGTAATAGCAAGGTGTAACTATTTAAATAGCAGTTAATTAAGCCTGGTTAATCGTTGCGCTATATACAGAGTAGTTACGACAGATAAGCATAAAAAGTGTAGCAGTAGATATGAAAAACGGCAATTGGCTAGATTTATACTACCAAGTCTTATTTTAATGATGTTTTCGCCATTAACTTGTTGTATTTATTAGCTTAACTGTTTTGATAATTTATTTTAATCTAGTTTATGAAGCTGGAGGAGGCTTGAGGAGTGTGAACTAGGTTTTGCTAGGAAGTCAGAACTGTGAGCTTGCTCAATATTTCAGCGGGATTTAAAAGCGGCATGCTCTAGGGACTAAAACATGCCGTCAATCATTAGAGCTTGCTTAAGCGAGACTTATAGTCGTCGATAACATGTTCCATGATCTCTTGCACCGATGTGTCTTTAGTCTTGTTATCCATAAAGACTTTGAAGGTCACTAATGCATGTTTGTCATCTTTGAGACGATTGTTTTGCATGGCGAAGTAGGCCTGTTCTTGCTCACACTCCCTGACGACAAAACCTTCATGTTCAAATAGTCGGTTGCCAGAATGGCCATGCCACTTAGTAATTCTGTCTAGTGCGATTTCGCAAGAGCGGTTTAGCTCGACATGATTTCGCCAGCTTGTTGGGTGTGCAGGATCCTTAACGTGAGGGCATCGGACTGTGTAGTTGTATACATGAGAGATTGCTGTCATAAATTACCTACCTGTTCGCTGTGACTAATACCATCTTAGGCATTGTTTTTTATCTTGGTCAACCA
Protein-coding sequences here:
- a CDS encoding mechanosensitive ion channel family protein — its product is MDNLQGLMEQAPELIVTYGMKVLFAIIIFVIGKFLSNVAKNLTSKLLKKRKVDNTVVSFVANMAWALVFVFTIVATLGQIGVQTASLVAVIGAAGLAVGLALQGSLSNFAAGVLMVLFRPCRVGDYVEAAGVAGTVDEITIFSTRLLTPDNKVIIAPNSAMMNGTIVNYSAMDTRRLDLVIGVSYDANLAETKKVLTDILENSQYVLKDPAYTVAVAELADSSVNFVVRPWVKGSDYWPAHFEILEQIKVALDEAGIGIPYPQMDLYVKETPAA
- a CDS encoding alkaline phosphatase, producing MIVNNIKKIAVIISSALATFAANAAVLPSSQTDSQWYQDSAKLVSEKTKQTSATTAKNVILFVGDGMGVSTLTAARIFEGQQQANNQGGEENFLSFELFPKTALVKTYNTNQQTPDSAGTMTAIATGVKSKAGVLSVSDTSLRANCLSSKGNELVTLVDLANAKGLSTGIVSTARITHATPAATYATSPERNWEADSNLPTEAVANECKDIAYQLVMRDEVDALTVALGGGRRNFIPSDMTDGEDKAGRREDGLDLTKSWTDNLSNSAYVWDKAGFDAVDVASTDHLLGLFNSSHMQYEADRLDDTAGEPSLTEMTTKSIELLNKNDQGYLLIVESGRIDHAHHAGNAYRAMMDTVELSNAVRAAVENTNPEETLIMVTADHSHVFTIAGYPKRGNPILGLVHGIDGSVTIAKDGKPYTTVGYTNGPGAVVGLRDDLSSVDTQDKEFMQQALVPMGSETHAGEDITLHATGAGSDLVQGVMEQNVIFHIINQAQSLGGTKY
- the ltaE gene encoding low-specificity L-threonine aldolase, with product MIDFRSDTVTKPTAAMRAAISQAEVGDDVYGDDPSVNYLEDMAAEMFGYDNALFTSSGTQANLLALMAHCERGDEYLCGQQAHNYKFEGGGAAVLGSIQPQPLTNQADGSILLSDIEAAIKPDDIHFARTRLLSLENTIGGKIVPQEYLASAQALAFERGLKIHLDGARVANAAVAQNIPMTEITQYFDSVSICLSKGLCAPVGSILLGDERLITKARRWRKVLGGGMRQAGILASAATLALTEQVERLAEDHDNAAYLAAELALIEGFEVDMSQVQTNMVFAAVSDKIDTKALALELKAKGILLSPGKTIRLVTHADISRADITFFISELKGLLSRG
- a CDS encoding alkaline phosphatase, with protein sequence MNKKLLVLSITAMLGLAACGDDGDKGADGNDGQDWTAVNQWFVDGQSRVTKAQELSVNNEAGAAKNIILFVGDGMGVSTVTAARILEGQLKGQTGEENSLSFETLPYVGLAKTYNVDGQTPDSAGTMTAMVTGVKTDVGVISQAEGVTRGNCASTDGQNLVTSLELAAMAGLSTGVVSTARITHATPAAAYAHAPERNWESDADLPDEAITNGCSDIASQLLSFDYGAGLNVVMGGGRRAFIPNTVTDTEGKAGKRLDSRDLTSEWLTKYTNSAYVASRDEFLALDPATTDHALGLFNSSHMEYELDRTTDGVTGEPSLAEMTAKSIDILQKNDKGFVLIIEAGRIDHAHHAGNAARALHDTIALSEAVRVAMEKTSEKDTLLMVTADHSHVFTIAGYPTRGNPILGLVKGNGADGQPAVTNATDANGLPYTTVGYANGLGYANLETGGDERYGYAAAPGRFDLNYVDTQSAGFHQEALVPLGSETHAGEDVGIFASGPGAHLVQGTVEQNHLFHVMNHAGSLVEKAEAAQSTSN
- a CDS encoding OmpA family protein, with the protein product MIAKLALLLIVSTLLSTPLVTKQWQDSDLDGVPDLKDACAATPPNRVVDAKGCDKALLNKRGPMLSILPDLCLRTSDGKRYPAACSKLSSISVKFGFAQADILPSQEQTIEVIARWLKSTRVSIQLVGHTDSIGDASFNLQLSLKRAEQVKKVFVEQFGFAADRFQINGVGSSLPVANNQTAFGREQNRRVEFLVIVQ
- a CDS encoding trimeric intracellular cation channel family protein, producing the protein MLEVKVISFLWLIGILAEAMTGALAAGKKQMDLFGVVIIGCVTAIGGGTLRDILLGNYPLIWIENVHYLIAIAAASLLTVMIAPVMRHLSKLFLAIDAIGLAVFSIIGAQKTLLLGFSPEIAIVMGVVTGVFGGVIRDILCNQVPLIFKKELYALVALLTASAYVAMKFNGVPEWLNLSISLIFGFSFRMLAIRYKWSMPKFDYQYQSDNAH
- a CDS encoding NAD(P)/FAD-dependent oxidoreductase; its protein translation is MHEMPNIVIVGGGAGGMEIATKLGHQLGRKGKARVTLIDCAESHVWKPLLHEVATGALDIGIDAISYRGHAANHGYHFQQGAMTDLDREAKQVILAPINDDKGRELLPARRIDYDYLVIAIGSIANDFNITGVRDHCVFLDSTEQAMEIRTMLLNKFMRYASHHQLDDKIKIAVVGAGATGVEMSAEMHHAVEQLRGFGYKIDSSLLEITLIEADERILPKVEKEEISASVAKELTSIGVKVMTNTRINQVTEEGLHTSEGEFIQSDMVIWSTGVKAPDFLKEIGGLESNHINQVMVQQNMQTTRDPSIFAIGDCAACPQEDGSWVPPRGQSARQMALMTADNIKLLLAGKAASNNYVYKDLGALVNLSKFHTVGNLMSFIGGGVMVEGKIARFVYTSLYRRHLIELHGPIKGTLLMFAKGISRIVHPHLKLH